The following coding sequences lie in one Bordetella genomosp. 9 genomic window:
- a CDS encoding branched-chain amino acid ABC transporter permease, producing the protein MFDLLLQFLVNGLVNGTFYALSALGLTLVFGLMRLVNFAHGEFYMMGGLLGWALTTSLHLNFFAGLALVIVVMGAVGWVVDRLLIERVRGQGEEPGILLTIGLSIFLTNTALLLVGTAPQKVAAPVAGTPVFLGPVVITQVRVFAVAACAVVIVAAHLLIQRTRLGKAMRATFQDPMAARLAGIPTARIYAATFAMGTALAGTAGMLLGSIYVAQASIGGLVSLKAFVVVILGGMGSFAGAIAGGLILGVAEALWGGYLSTGSVDLVGFALVILILFFRPYGLFPTRAERA; encoded by the coding sequence TTGTTCGACCTACTTCTGCAATTCCTGGTCAATGGCCTGGTCAACGGCACGTTCTACGCCTTGTCGGCGCTGGGACTGACGCTGGTGTTCGGCCTGATGCGCCTGGTGAACTTCGCCCACGGCGAGTTCTACATGATGGGCGGCCTGCTGGGCTGGGCCTTGACGACGTCGCTGCACCTGAACTTTTTCGCGGGTCTTGCGCTGGTGATCGTCGTGATGGGCGCGGTCGGCTGGGTCGTGGACCGTCTGCTGATCGAACGGGTGCGCGGGCAGGGAGAAGAGCCCGGCATTCTGCTGACCATCGGACTGTCCATTTTCCTGACCAATACCGCGCTGCTGCTGGTGGGCACCGCGCCGCAGAAGGTCGCGGCGCCGGTGGCCGGCACGCCCGTCTTTCTCGGCCCCGTCGTCATCACACAGGTACGCGTTTTTGCGGTGGCGGCCTGCGCGGTCGTCATCGTCGCGGCGCACCTGTTGATCCAGCGCACCCGGCTGGGCAAGGCGATGCGCGCCACGTTCCAGGACCCGATGGCGGCGCGGCTGGCCGGCATTCCGACGGCCAGGATCTACGCAGCCACCTTCGCCATGGGGACGGCACTGGCCGGCACCGCAGGGATGCTGCTGGGATCGATCTATGTGGCGCAGGCCAGCATCGGCGGCCTGGTGAGCCTGAAGGCGTTCGTGGTGGTCATTCTGGGCGGCATGGGCAGCTTTGCCGGCGCCATCGCAGGCGGGCTGATCCTGGGTGTGGCCGAGGCGCTGTGGGGCGGCTACCTGTCCACGGGCTCGGTGGATCTGGTCGGCTTCGCACTGGTGATCCTGATCCTGTTCTTCCGGCCTTACGGCTTGTTCCCCACCCGCGCGGAGCGTGCATGA
- a CDS encoding branched-chain amino acid ABC transporter permease has translation MMNGERNFLAGFVLLMLAFALGVNNEYLLHIAVLILLYAILATSLNLIVGYVGEFPLGHVAFFGIGAYTLALGATKLGLAPGLLLPLAGVVSAIAGLVIGGVTLRLKGPFFVIVTLAFAEVLRLVANNWIDLTNGPMGISGVPHPAFLDAAGWLAGKRGYAVLGVALAAVTLFIAYRLVHSNAGRAAITLRENRYVAVSIGIDPVRYALFVFTVAAFLAGLAGAYYAAYISYVGPEVFGFPFTVSMIIMVLLGGKGTLSGPLIGAVVVTLLEEYLREFKELRLSLFGLIVMGVVLFSPNGIMGYARRLAPRRAPAAEKRHA, from the coding sequence ATGATGAATGGCGAACGCAACTTCCTGGCGGGTTTCGTCCTGCTGATGCTGGCCTTCGCGCTCGGCGTGAACAACGAATACCTGCTGCATATCGCCGTCCTGATCCTGCTGTACGCGATCCTGGCGACCAGCCTGAATCTGATCGTGGGCTACGTCGGCGAGTTCCCCCTGGGGCACGTGGCCTTCTTCGGCATCGGCGCCTATACGCTGGCGCTGGGCGCAACGAAACTGGGCCTGGCGCCTGGGCTGCTGTTGCCGCTGGCCGGCGTCGTGAGCGCGATCGCGGGGCTGGTGATCGGCGGCGTAACGTTGCGGCTGAAGGGGCCGTTCTTCGTGATCGTGACGCTGGCCTTCGCCGAGGTGTTGCGCCTGGTGGCGAACAACTGGATCGATCTGACCAACGGGCCGATGGGGATTTCCGGCGTGCCGCACCCCGCCTTCCTGGACGCAGCGGGCTGGCTGGCCGGCAAGCGGGGCTATGCCGTGCTCGGAGTGGCGCTGGCCGCGGTGACATTGTTCATCGCCTATCGGCTGGTGCATTCCAACGCCGGCCGCGCCGCCATCACGCTGCGGGAGAACCGCTACGTCGCCGTGTCGATCGGCATCGATCCGGTGCGCTACGCGCTGTTCGTCTTCACGGTGGCAGCGTTCCTGGCAGGGCTTGCCGGGGCCTACTACGCCGCCTACATCTCGTATGTCGGCCCGGAAGTCTTCGGTTTCCCGTTCACGGTATCGATGATCATCATGGTGCTGCTGGGCGGCAAGGGAACGCTGAGCGGGCCGCTCATCGGGGCCGTCGTGGTGACCCTGCTCGAAGAGTATCTGCGCGAGTTCAAGGAATTGCGCCTGTCGCTGTTCGGCCTGATCGTCATGGGCGTCGTGCTGTTCTCGCCCAACGGCATCATGGGATATGCCCGCCGCCTTGCGCCGCGCCGCGCGCCTGCCGCGGAGAAACGCCATGCTTGA
- a CDS encoding ABC transporter ATP-binding protein, with protein MLEVQGLCKSFGGIHAVRDIDFRVEPGQIVSLIGPNGAGKTTCFNLVTGFYAPSAGRVRYQGRDVTGTRPHEMARMGVVRTFQKTNVLKNLTVRENLKAAQYLHARAPLWRTFWPGPAQRAAEREIEERAGQIAALMNLQARCDTPAHALSCGELRLLEVGVALGARPRLLMLDEPAAGLNSHEAVVLARLLKTLPGAWVESILLVEHNMNLVMHVSDHVVVMNFGQKLAAGAPRDIQNDPAVLEAYIGRAA; from the coding sequence ATGCTTGAAGTTCAAGGACTCTGCAAATCCTTCGGCGGCATCCATGCGGTGCGCGACATCGACTTCCGTGTCGAGCCGGGCCAGATCGTCAGCCTGATCGGACCCAACGGCGCGGGAAAGACCACCTGCTTCAACCTGGTCACCGGCTTCTACGCGCCCAGCGCGGGCCGCGTGCGCTACCAGGGCCGCGACGTTACCGGCACCCGGCCGCACGAGATGGCCCGCATGGGGGTGGTCCGCACCTTCCAGAAGACCAATGTGCTGAAGAACCTGACGGTGCGCGAGAACCTGAAGGCGGCGCAGTACCTGCATGCCCGCGCGCCGTTGTGGCGCACCTTCTGGCCCGGCCCGGCCCAGCGTGCCGCGGAACGGGAGATCGAGGAACGGGCCGGCCAGATCGCCGCGCTGATGAACCTGCAGGCGCGCTGCGACACGCCGGCGCACGCGCTGTCGTGCGGCGAATTGCGGCTGCTGGAAGTGGGCGTGGCGCTGGGCGCACGGCCGCGTCTGCTGATGCTGGACGAACCGGCCGCCGGTTTGAACAGCCACGAAGCCGTCGTGCTGGCGCGCCTGCTGAAGACGCTGCCGGGCGCGTGGGTGGAATCGATACTGCTGGTGGAGCACAACATGAATCTGGTCATGCATGTTTCCGACCACGTGGTGGTGATGAATTTCGGGCAGAAGCTGGCCGCCGGCGCCCCGCGCGACATTCAGAACGACCCCGCGGTACTGGAAGCCTATATCGGGAGGGCGGCATGA
- a CDS encoding ABC transporter ATP-binding protein has product MSAPGRPKGASSPGEEVAQRQENTPVSGAPLLSLSNVHAGYGKLKALHGVSMEIAQGEVVALIGANGAGKSTILRTVSGLIAPMAGDVRFDGRPIGGMQAPDILAMGLAHCPEERHIWPEMTVQENLELGAYLCRSRAEVQRRVGIAFHRFPRLKERQRQLAGTLSGGEQQMLAIARALMSEPRLLMLDEPSLGLSPKMALEVFQVVREISAHGVTVLVVEQNVHNALSVASRAYVVETGRIAAEKESNALLGDPELLNAYLGGG; this is encoded by the coding sequence ATGAGCGCGCCGGGCCGCCCCAAGGGCGCATCCTCCCCCGGGGAGGAAGTCGCGCAGCGGCAGGAGAATACGCCGGTGAGCGGCGCCCCCCTGCTCTCGCTGTCCAACGTCCATGCCGGCTACGGCAAGCTCAAGGCGCTGCACGGCGTGTCGATGGAAATCGCGCAAGGCGAGGTCGTGGCGCTGATCGGCGCCAACGGCGCGGGCAAGTCCACGATCCTGCGCACGGTATCGGGCCTGATCGCGCCGATGGCCGGCGACGTGCGTTTCGACGGCCGTCCCATCGGCGGCATGCAGGCGCCGGACATCCTGGCGATGGGCCTGGCGCACTGTCCCGAGGAAAGGCACATCTGGCCCGAAATGACGGTGCAGGAGAACCTGGAACTGGGCGCCTACCTGTGCCGCTCGCGCGCCGAAGTGCAGCGGCGCGTCGGCATTGCCTTCCACCGTTTTCCGCGTCTGAAGGAGCGCCAGCGCCAGCTGGCGGGCACGTTGAGCGGCGGCGAGCAGCAGATGCTGGCGATCGCACGCGCGCTGATGTCCGAACCCCGGCTGCTGATGCTCGATGAACCCAGCCTCGGCCTGAGCCCCAAGATGGCGCTGGAGGTCTTCCAGGTCGTGCGCGAAATCAGCGCGCACGGTGTGACCGTGCTGGTGGTCGAACAGAACGTGCATAACGCCCTGTCCGTGGCCTCGCGCGCCTACGTCGTCGAGACCGGCCGCATCGCCGCGGAGAAGGAGTCGAACGCGCTGCTGGGCGACCCGGAGCTCTTGAACGCCTACCTGGGCGGGGGATAG
- a CDS encoding maleate cis-trans isomerase family protein, whose product MQKTYRIGQIVPSSNTTMETEIPAMLLARQQIRPERFTFHSSRMRMKKVVKEELAAMDAESDRCAVELSDARVDVLGYACLVAIMAMGPGYHRQSESRLQAHTAANGADAPVITSAGALIEGLKVIGARRIAVVAPYMKPLTQLVIDYIASEGYEVVDSRALEIPDNLEVGRHDPARLPGIVAGMDLSKADAIVLSACVQMPSLPVVAQVEAMTGKPVITAAIATTYAMLKALDLDRIVPGAGALLSGAY is encoded by the coding sequence ATGCAGAAGACCTACCGTATCGGCCAGATCGTGCCGAGTTCGAACACCACGATGGAGACGGAGATTCCGGCGATGCTGCTGGCGCGCCAGCAGATCCGGCCCGAGCGCTTCACCTTCCATTCCAGCCGCATGCGCATGAAGAAGGTGGTGAAGGAAGAACTGGCGGCCATGGATGCGGAGTCGGATCGCTGTGCGGTGGAGCTGAGCGATGCGCGCGTGGACGTGCTGGGTTATGCCTGCCTGGTGGCGATCATGGCGATGGGGCCGGGCTATCACCGCCAGTCCGAAAGCCGTTTGCAGGCCCACACCGCCGCCAACGGCGCGGATGCGCCGGTCATCACCAGCGCCGGCGCGCTGATCGAAGGCCTGAAGGTGATCGGCGCGCGCCGCATCGCCGTGGTGGCGCCGTACATGAAGCCGCTCACCCAGCTGGTGATCGACTACATCGCCAGCGAGGGCTACGAGGTGGTGGACTCGCGCGCGCTGGAGATTCCCGACAACCTGGAGGTGGGCCGCCACGACCCGGCGCGCCTGCCCGGCATCGTCGCCGGCATGGACCTGTCCAAGGCCGACGCCATCGTGCTGTCGGCCTGCGTGCAGATGCCGTCGCTGCCGGTGGTCGCGCAGGTCGAAGCGATGACGGGCAAGCCGGTGATCACGGCGGCCATCGCGACCACCTACGCCATGTTGAAGGCCCTGGACCTGGATCGCATCGTGCCGGGCGCGGGGGCCTTGCTGTCGGGAGCCTACTGA
- a CDS encoding alpha/beta fold hydrolase translates to MQSTFLYGAHVHANGIRQHYLRYGGQRPGMDPVIIVPGITSPAVTWGFVGERFGQVFDTYILDVRGRGLSQAGDDLDYGLDAQAADLNAFAQALGLTRYSVVGHSMGGRIAIRAASAHPPGLARIVAVDPPVSGPGRRAYPAQLPWYVDSIAQARHGMGVEEMRKFCPTWTEAQLRLRAQWLHTCDERAIRQSFEEFHTQDIHANLPAVQAPLLLMTAARGDVVKDEDVAEIQALKPGTEHVRVPDAGHMIPWDNEAGFYAAFGDFLGASTWR, encoded by the coding sequence ATGCAAAGCACATTCCTGTATGGCGCGCACGTGCACGCCAACGGCATCCGCCAGCACTATCTGCGCTACGGCGGCCAGCGCCCTGGCATGGATCCGGTGATCATCGTGCCGGGCATCACCAGCCCGGCGGTCACCTGGGGATTCGTGGGCGAGCGCTTCGGCCAGGTCTTCGACACCTACATTCTGGACGTGCGCGGTCGCGGCCTGTCGCAGGCGGGCGACGATCTTGACTACGGCCTGGACGCGCAGGCGGCCGACCTGAACGCTTTCGCGCAGGCGCTGGGGCTGACGCGCTACAGCGTGGTGGGCCACTCCATGGGCGGGCGGATCGCCATCCGCGCGGCCAGCGCGCATCCGCCGGGGCTGGCGCGCATCGTCGCCGTCGACCCGCCCGTCTCTGGGCCGGGACGGCGCGCGTATCCGGCGCAACTGCCCTGGTACGTCGATTCCATCGCCCAGGCCCGCCACGGCATGGGCGTGGAAGAAATGCGCAAGTTCTGCCCGACCTGGACCGAGGCCCAGCTGCGGCTGCGCGCGCAATGGCTGCACACCTGCGACGAGCGGGCCATCCGCCAGAGCTTCGAGGAATTCCATACGCAGGACATCCACGCGAATCTGCCCGCGGTGCAGGCGCCGCTGCTTTTGATGACCGCCGCGCGCGGCGACGTGGTCAAGGACGAGGACGTGGCGGAAATCCAGGCGCTCAAGCCCGGCACCGAGCACGTGCGCGTGCCCGACGCCGGGCACATGATCCCCTGGGACAACGAGGCCGGCTTCTACGCGGCCTTCGGCGATTTTCTGGGAGCTTCGACATGGCGATAA
- a CDS encoding 2,5-dihydroxypyridine 5,6-dioxygenase, whose amino-acid sequence MAISDFEMVRAWKQVLELSRLQRGQTVTILTSAGTHPQTLSTALIACQDMGAIVNRLDLPPVNGEKSLSRDALAYLGTTPLTGNRAAIAALKASDLVLDLMTLLFSPEQHDILQSGTKILLAVEPPEVLARLVPTAQDKARVTAAAARISAAREMRVTSAAGTDLSCPLGEFPAISEYGFVDEPGRWDHWPSGFVLTWPNEGGANGTIVIDRGDILLPQKSYANDRITLTVENGYATRIEGGVDAELLREYMRSFNDPEAYAISHIGWGLQPRAHWTTLSLYDREASIGMDARAYEGNFLFSLGPNNEAGGARTTACHIDIPLRACTVSLDGQEVVRQGKVIDAAQP is encoded by the coding sequence ATGGCGATAAGCGACTTCGAAATGGTGCGTGCCTGGAAACAGGTGCTTGAACTTTCCCGCCTGCAGCGCGGCCAGACGGTGACGATCCTGACCAGCGCCGGCACACACCCGCAGACCTTGTCCACGGCCCTGATCGCCTGCCAGGACATGGGCGCAATCGTGAACCGGCTGGACCTGCCGCCGGTCAACGGCGAGAAATCCCTGAGCCGCGACGCGCTGGCCTACCTGGGCACCACGCCGCTGACCGGCAACCGCGCCGCCATCGCGGCGCTGAAGGCCAGCGACCTGGTGCTGGACCTGATGACTTTGCTGTTCTCGCCCGAGCAGCACGACATCCTGCAAAGCGGCACGAAGATCCTGCTGGCCGTGGAGCCGCCCGAAGTGCTCGCCCGCCTGGTGCCGACCGCGCAGGACAAGGCGCGCGTGACCGCGGCCGCCGCCCGCATCTCGGCCGCGCGCGAGATGCGCGTGACCTCCGCCGCCGGCACCGACCTGAGCTGCCCGCTGGGCGAATTCCCCGCCATCAGCGAGTACGGCTTCGTCGATGAGCCAGGCCGCTGGGACCACTGGCCCAGCGGCTTCGTGCTGACCTGGCCCAACGAAGGGGGGGCCAACGGCACCATCGTCATCGACCGCGGCGACATCCTGCTGCCGCAGAAGTCGTACGCGAACGACCGCATCACGCTGACGGTGGAAAACGGCTACGCCACGCGCATCGAAGGCGGCGTGGACGCCGAGCTGCTGCGCGAATACATGCGCAGCTTCAACGACCCGGAAGCGTATGCGATCTCGCATATCGGCTGGGGCCTGCAGCCGCGCGCGCACTGGACCACGCTGTCGCTCTACGACCGCGAAGCGAGCATCGGCATGGACGCGCGCGCCTACGAGGGCAACTTCCTGTTCTCGCTGGGGCCGAACAACGAGGCGGGCGGCGCGCGCACCACGGCCTGCCATATCGACATTCCGCTGCGGGCCTGCACCGTCAGCCTGGACGGCCAGGAAGTGGTCCGCCAGGGCAAGGTCATCGACGCAGCGCAACCCTAG
- a CDS encoding N-carbamoylsarcosine amidohydrolase, whose protein sequence is MTHQEEAVYRQQGFGADMDLSGPAGLLIVDFVNGFADPARFGGGNIPAAIEATIALLAHARDRRWPVAHTRIVFADDDGDANVFTLKVPGMLTLKEHDPASAVVDVLAPRAGELVVRKTLPSAFFGTGLAPWLTQRGVRTLVVAGCTTSGCVRASVVDAMSHGFKPLVASDCVGDRAIGPHEANLFDMRQKYAAVMTRDEALRILDSARAEGDGNR, encoded by the coding sequence ATGACTCACCAGGAAGAAGCCGTCTACCGGCAGCAGGGCTTTGGCGCCGACATGGACCTGAGCGGTCCGGCGGGCCTGCTCATCGTCGATTTCGTCAACGGGTTCGCCGACCCCGCGCGCTTCGGCGGCGGCAATATCCCCGCGGCCATCGAAGCGACCATTGCGCTGCTGGCGCACGCGCGCGATCGCCGCTGGCCGGTGGCGCACACCCGTATCGTGTTCGCCGACGACGATGGCGACGCCAACGTGTTCACCCTGAAAGTGCCCGGCATGCTCACACTGAAAGAGCACGACCCGGCCAGCGCCGTGGTGGACGTGCTGGCCCCGCGCGCGGGCGAACTGGTGGTGCGCAAGACGCTGCCTTCGGCCTTCTTCGGCACCGGCCTGGCGCCGTGGCTGACGCAGCGCGGCGTGCGTACCCTCGTCGTGGCCGGGTGCACCACCAGCGGCTGCGTGCGCGCCAGCGTCGTGGACGCGATGTCGCACGGCTTCAAGCCCCTGGTGGCCAGCGACTGCGTGGGCGACCGCGCGATCGGCCCGCACGAGGCCAATCTTTTCGACATGCGGCAGAAGTATGCCGCGGTCATGACGCGCGACGAGGCGCTGCGGATTCTCGATTCCGCCCGCGCCGAGGGCGACGGCAATCGATAA
- a CDS encoding FAD-dependent monooxygenase: protein MSRKQRVGIIGGGIGGVALANALALRGIEVRLFERTAAFGQVGAGIQMTPNAVKVLKALGLGDDLREIGFLPQALVGRNWKTAREQFRMPLVTECPRLYGAEFYHVHRADLHQIMVRRIPESSVSLSAACASVRNEGGAAVATFEDGSQYEADAIVGCDGVRSIVRRDLFGDEAPRFTGNMCYRAVVPFDAMPSFVSPDSSFWMGPHGHVVTYYVSRGKAVNIVAVNETAEWVEESWNAPSSREELLGAFRGWHPNLMRLFERADTVFKWGLFDRDPMTTWHQGRIALLGDAAHPMLPFLSQGAAMAIEDSWVLATALDAHGADVAAALRDYEAERLPRTSRVQLESRERGRTYHLPSRWEQLKRDVGYWWRGLFNPHAGGIRANWVYEYDATAFRPCTEPQRRAA, encoded by the coding sequence ATGAGCAGAAAACAACGTGTGGGGATCATCGGCGGCGGTATCGGCGGCGTTGCGCTCGCCAACGCCCTGGCCCTGCGCGGCATTGAAGTGCGCCTGTTCGAACGCACGGCCGCCTTCGGCCAGGTGGGCGCGGGCATCCAAATGACGCCCAATGCCGTCAAGGTGCTGAAGGCCCTGGGACTGGGCGACGACCTGCGCGAGATCGGCTTCCTGCCCCAGGCCCTGGTGGGCCGCAACTGGAAGACGGCGCGCGAACAATTCCGCATGCCGCTGGTCACGGAATGCCCCCGCCTGTATGGCGCGGAGTTCTACCACGTGCATCGGGCCGACCTGCACCAGATCATGGTGCGGCGCATTCCTGAATCATCCGTATCGCTGTCCGCGGCGTGCGCGTCGGTGCGCAACGAAGGCGGCGCCGCTGTCGCCACGTTCGAAGACGGCAGCCAGTACGAAGCCGATGCGATCGTGGGTTGCGACGGCGTGCGGTCCATCGTCCGCCGCGATCTGTTCGGCGATGAAGCGCCCCGCTTCACCGGCAACATGTGCTATCGCGCCGTGGTGCCCTTCGATGCCATGCCGTCCTTCGTCAGTCCCGATTCTTCGTTCTGGATGGGACCGCACGGCCACGTGGTCACGTACTACGTCAGCCGCGGCAAGGCGGTCAATATCGTGGCCGTCAACGAAACGGCGGAATGGGTCGAGGAATCGTGGAACGCGCCGAGCAGCCGCGAGGAGCTGCTGGGCGCATTCCGCGGCTGGCATCCCAACCTGATGCGGCTGTTCGAACGCGCCGACACGGTTTTCAAATGGGGCCTGTTCGATCGCGATCCCATGACGACCTGGCACCAGGGCCGCATCGCGCTGCTGGGCGACGCCGCCCACCCGATGCTGCCCTTCCTGTCGCAGGGTGCGGCCATGGCCATCGAAGATAGCTGGGTGCTGGCCACCGCGCTCGATGCCCACGGCGCCGATGTCGCCGCGGCGTTGCGCGACTACGAAGCCGAGCGGCTGCCCCGCACCAGCCGCGTCCAGCTCGAATCGCGCGAACGCGGCCGCACCTATCACCTGCCTTCGCGCTGGGAACAGCTCAAGCGCGACGTCGGATACTGGTGGCGCGGCCTGTTCAATCCCCACGCCGGCGGCATCCGCGCGAACTGGGTCTACGAATACGACGCCACCGCCTTCCGCCCCTGCACCGAACCCCAGCGCCGCGCTGCTTGA
- a CDS encoding TetR/AcrR family transcriptional regulator — MEGRRTGTARGRTAAPKAAGASAHARPGRPEGANGNLREKILDAAESRFADLGYAGTTLRDVAEKAKVTQALISYYFGSKHGLYEAVFLRRGRKISDERMERLQALQEGKRRPAIRDIVRAFLEPTLALRRTAKGRAFIRLQARLHTEPPEISYKLRNEAYDASTRAYVEAIGRARPDLNARDVYWRVTLMVGAYMYAFSDTHRLEELAKGVCNPEDPQEIMDQITAFVVGGLEAAAPRS; from the coding sequence GTGGAAGGCAGACGTACAGGAACGGCCCGCGGCCGGACCGCCGCGCCGAAGGCCGCCGGCGCGTCCGCCCACGCGCGCCCGGGACGGCCCGAGGGCGCGAACGGCAATCTGCGCGAAAAAATCCTGGATGCGGCGGAAAGCCGCTTCGCCGATCTGGGCTACGCAGGCACCACCCTGCGCGACGTCGCGGAAAAGGCCAAGGTCACGCAGGCGCTGATCAGTTATTACTTCGGCTCCAAGCACGGCCTCTACGAAGCCGTCTTCCTGCGGCGCGGGCGCAAGATCTCCGACGAGCGGATGGAGCGGCTGCAGGCATTGCAGGAAGGCAAGCGCCGCCCCGCCATCCGCGACATCGTGCGCGCCTTTCTGGAGCCGACGCTGGCGTTGCGCCGCACCGCGAAAGGCCGGGCATTCATCCGGCTGCAGGCGCGCCTGCATACCGAGCCGCCCGAGATCTCGTACAAGCTGCGCAACGAAGCCTACGATGCGTCCACGCGCGCGTATGTGGAGGCCATCGGCCGCGCCCGGCCGGACCTGAACGCGCGGGACGTCTACTGGCGCGTGACGCTTATGGTGGGCGCCTATATGTACGCGTTTTCGGACACCCACCGGCTGGAGGAACTGGCCAAGGGCGTCTGCAATCCCGAAGACCCCCAGGAAATCATGGACCAGATCACCGCCTTCGTGGTGGGCGGCCTGGAAGCGGCGGCGCCGCGCAGCTGA
- a CDS encoding GMC family oxidoreductase, whose product MEWDTQDAYDYVIVGAGSAGCLLANRLSADPATRVLLLEAGGPDTWHWIHIPVGYLYCIGNPRTDWCYRTQPDPGLNGRDLGYPRGRVLGGSSSINGMIYMRGQREDYDGWAAAGNPGWSWDDVLPLFKQTEDYHGGADPYHGVGGEWRVERQRLSWDLLDAFRSAAAQAGIPPINDFNRGDNEGCDYFDVNQRRGVRWNAARAFLKPVMKRPNLRVVTGAHVMRLAFEGRRAVGVWFRGDAGGEERLVRARGEVILSAGAIGSAQLLQVSGIGPGGWLQEHGVPVLHDLPGVGANLQDHLQLRMVYKVTGAKTLNAIAGTLWGKGMMGLQYVFLKRGPLTMAPSQLGAFARSGPEQTRANVEYHVQPLSLEKFGDPLHAFPAFTASVCNLRPTSRGHVRIAAPDPTVPPEIRCNYLSTEEDRRVAVQSIRLTRRIVAQPALAPYQPQEYRPGASLDSDEELARAAGDIGTTIFHPVGTCRMGVDAQAVVDPRLRVHGIEGLRVIDASIMPTITSGNTNSPTIMIAEKGARMILEDRRARPARAVEPAPAGALAA is encoded by the coding sequence ATGGAATGGGACACGCAGGACGCCTACGATTACGTCATTGTGGGCGCCGGCTCGGCGGGCTGCCTGCTTGCCAACCGGCTGTCGGCCGATCCCGCGACACGGGTGTTGCTGCTGGAAGCGGGGGGACCGGACACCTGGCACTGGATACATATCCCGGTGGGCTATCTCTACTGCATCGGCAATCCCCGGACGGACTGGTGCTATCGCACGCAACCCGATCCGGGACTGAACGGCCGCGACCTGGGATACCCGCGCGGGCGGGTGCTGGGCGGCAGCTCCTCCATCAACGGCATGATCTACATGCGCGGCCAGCGCGAGGATTACGACGGCTGGGCAGCCGCCGGCAATCCCGGCTGGAGCTGGGACGACGTGCTCCCGCTGTTCAAGCAGACCGAGGATTACCACGGCGGCGCGGACCCCTACCACGGCGTGGGCGGGGAATGGCGGGTCGAGCGCCAGCGTCTGTCCTGGGACTTGCTCGACGCCTTCCGCTCGGCGGCGGCCCAGGCGGGAATCCCGCCGATCAACGACTTCAACCGCGGCGACAACGAAGGCTGCGACTACTTCGACGTGAATCAGCGCCGGGGGGTGCGCTGGAACGCGGCGCGCGCGTTCCTGAAGCCCGTCATGAAGCGGCCCAATCTGCGCGTGGTGACGGGCGCGCATGTCATGCGGCTGGCGTTCGAAGGCAGGCGCGCCGTGGGCGTCTGGTTCCGCGGCGACGCCGGCGGCGAAGAACGCCTGGTCCGTGCGCGCGGCGAAGTAATCCTGTCGGCGGGCGCTATCGGTTCCGCCCAATTGCTGCAGGTTTCCGGCATCGGCCCCGGGGGCTGGCTGCAAGAGCATGGCGTGCCGGTGCTTCACGACCTGCCGGGTGTCGGCGCGAACCTGCAGGACCACCTGCAATTGCGCATGGTTTACAAGGTCACGGGCGCGAAGACCTTGAACGCGATCGCGGGCACCCTGTGGGGCAAGGGCATGATGGGGCTGCAGTACGTTTTCCTGAAGCGTGGGCCCCTGACCATGGCGCCGTCGCAGTTGGGCGCGTTCGCCCGCTCCGGCCCGGAGCAGACGCGGGCCAACGTGGAATATCACGTCCAGCCGCTGTCGCTGGAAAAGTTTGGCGATCCCTTGCACGCGTTCCCGGCCTTTACCGCCTCGGTGTGCAACCTGCGGCCCACCAGCCGCGGTCATGTACGCATCGCCGCGCCGGATCCCACGGTCCCGCCGGAAATCCGCTGCAATTACCTGTCCACCGAAGAAGACCGCCGCGTCGCGGTGCAAAGCATCCGGCTGACGCGGCGTATCGTGGCGCAGCCCGCGCTGGCGCCCTATCAGCCGCAGGAATACCGTCCCGGCGCCAGCCTGGATAGCGACGAAGAATTGGCGCGGGCGGCGGGCGACATCGGCACCACCATCTTCCATCCCGTCGGCACATGCAGGATGGGCGTGGACGCCCAGGCCGTGGTCGATCCGCGGCTGCGCGTGCATGGCATCGAAGGCCTGCGGGTGATCGATGCGTCGATCATGCCGACGATCACGTCCGGCAATACGAATTCGCCGACCATCATGATCGCCGAAAAGGGCGCCCGCATGATTCTGGAGGACAGGCGCGCACGGCCGGCACGGGCGGTGGAACCGGCGCCGGCCGGCGCGCTGGCCGCATGA